The proteins below come from a single Serratia fonticola genomic window:
- a CDS encoding YhgN family NAAT transporter, producing the protein MTEMIAATVLLFLIMDPLGNLPIFMSVLKHLEPRRRRAVVIRELLIALVLMLIFLFAGEHILAFLNLRTETVSISGGIILFLIAIKMIFPSQEGSGSDLSAGEEPFLVPLAIPLVAGPSILATLMLLSHQYPNQISHLVVALLIAWGLSAAILLMSNVFLRLLGSKGVSALERLMGLILVMLSTQMFLDGVRAYLNL; encoded by the coding sequence ATGACAGAAATGATTGCGGCAACGGTGTTGCTGTTTTTAATTATGGATCCGCTGGGTAACCTGCCGATTTTCATGTCGGTGCTGAAACACCTGGAACCGCGCCGTCGCCGGGCGGTGGTGATCCGCGAGTTGCTGATAGCCTTGGTATTGATGCTGATCTTCCTGTTCGCGGGCGAACATATTTTGGCGTTCCTTAACCTGCGCACCGAAACCGTGTCGATCTCCGGCGGGATTATCCTGTTCCTGATCGCCATCAAGATGATTTTCCCTTCGCAGGAGGGCAGCGGTAGCGATCTTTCCGCCGGAGAGGAGCCTTTCCTGGTGCCGCTCGCCATTCCGTTAGTGGCCGGGCCGTCGATTCTGGCAACCTTGATGTTGCTTTCACACCAGTACCCCAACCAGATTTCGCATCTGGTAGTGGCCTTGCTGATTGCCTGGGGATTGTCGGCGGCGATCCTGCTGATGTCGAACGTGTTCCTACGCTTACTGGGTAGCAAAGGGGTGAGTGCACTGGAACGACTGATGGGGTTGATTCTGGTGATGCTGTCCACCCAGATGTTCCTGGACGGCGTTCGGGCCTATCTGAACCTTTAG
- the gntT gene encoding gluconate transporter — protein MPLVIVAIGVAMLLLLMIRFKLNGFISLILVALAVGIMQGMPVDKVIGSIKAGVGGTLGGLALIMGFGAMLGKLLADCGGAQRIATTLIDKFGKQHIQWAIVLTGFTVGFALFYEVGFVLLLPLVFTIAASARIPLLYVGVPMAAALSVTHGFLPPHPGPTAIATIFHADMGKTLLYGTLLAIPTVILAGPVYARFLKGIDKPVPVGLYNPKTFTEEEMPGFGVSVATALVPVILMALRAVAEMVLPKGHPFLSYAEFFGDPVMATLIAVLIAIFTFGLNRGRTMDEVMGTVSDSIKIIAMMLLIIGGGGAFKQVLVDSGIEQYIAGIMHGSDVSPILMAWSIAAVLRIALGSATVAAITAGGIVAPLIATTGASPELMVIAVGSGSVIFSHVNDPGFWLFKEYFNLTIMETIRSWSVLETIISVCGLIGCLLLAMVV, from the coding sequence ATGCCACTAGTGATTGTTGCCATCGGCGTAGCCATGCTACTGCTGCTGATGATCCGCTTTAAGCTGAACGGCTTTATCTCGCTGATTCTGGTCGCTCTGGCGGTTGGTATCATGCAGGGAATGCCGGTAGACAAAGTAATTGGTTCCATCAAGGCCGGCGTGGGCGGAACGCTGGGCGGTCTGGCGCTGATCATGGGCTTTGGTGCCATGCTCGGTAAACTGCTGGCGGACTGTGGCGGTGCACAGCGGATTGCTACCACACTGATCGACAAGTTCGGTAAACAGCATATCCAATGGGCCATCGTGCTGACCGGTTTTACCGTCGGTTTTGCTTTGTTCTACGAAGTGGGCTTCGTGCTGTTACTGCCTTTGGTGTTTACCATTGCTGCCTCTGCGCGTATCCCGCTGCTGTATGTCGGTGTGCCGATGGCTGCGGCGCTGTCCGTTACCCACGGTTTTCTGCCGCCGCACCCAGGCCCAACGGCCATTGCTACCATTTTCCATGCGGACATGGGTAAAACCCTGCTGTATGGCACCTTGCTGGCAATCCCAACCGTGATCCTGGCAGGCCCGGTCTATGCCCGCTTCCTGAAAGGCATCGATAAGCCGGTTCCGGTCGGTTTATACAACCCAAAAACCTTTACCGAAGAAGAGATGCCAGGGTTTGGCGTCAGCGTAGCGACTGCACTGGTGCCGGTGATCCTGATGGCGTTGCGTGCCGTGGCGGAAATGGTGTTGCCTAAAGGCCACCCGTTCCTGTCTTACGCCGAGTTCTTTGGTGACCCGGTAATGGCAACGCTGATCGCGGTGCTGATCGCCATCTTTACCTTCGGCCTGAACCGTGGCCGCACCATGGACGAAGTGATGGGCACCGTCAGCGACTCCATCAAAATCATCGCCATGATGCTGTTAATCATCGGCGGTGGCGGGGCGTTCAAACAGGTGCTGGTGGACAGCGGCATTGAGCAATACATCGCAGGCATCATGCATGGCAGCGACGTGTCACCGATCCTGATGGCCTGGTCAATTGCCGCAGTGCTGCGTATCGCACTGGGTTCCGCGACCGTAGCGGCGATCACCGCCGGGGGCATTGTGGCTCCGCTGATTGCCACCACCGGGGCCAGCCCGGAACTGATGGTTATCGCCGTCGGTTCAGGCAGCGTGATTTTCTCTCACGTTAACGACCCAGGCTTCTGGCTGTTCAAGGAGTATTTCAACCTGACCATTATGGAAACCATCAGGTCCTGGTCCGTGTTGGAAACCATCATTTCAGTCTGTGGCCTGATTGGCTGTCTGCTGTTGGCGATGGTGGTTTAA
- a CDS encoding gluconokinase, giving the protein MAGKSIILMGVSGSGKSTIGAAVAREIKAKFIDGDDLHPRANIQKMASGQPLNDEDRAPWLQRLNDAAYSLNHKNESGIIVCSALKRRYRDLLRKDNDNMVFIYLKGSFEVILARLQARSGHFMPTELLKSQFEALEEPGADEKDVICVDIDTDVEGVVGRCVAALKQ; this is encoded by the coding sequence ATGGCGGGAAAAAGCATCATCCTGATGGGCGTCTCCGGCAGCGGCAAATCCACGATTGGCGCGGCAGTAGCACGGGAAATCAAGGCAAAATTTATCGATGGCGACGATCTGCATCCACGCGCCAATATCCAGAAGATGGCCAGCGGCCAGCCGCTGAATGACGAGGACCGCGCGCCCTGGCTGCAACGCCTCAACGACGCGGCGTACAGCCTGAATCACAAGAACGAGAGCGGGATTATTGTCTGCTCGGCGCTCAAGCGCCGCTACCGCGATCTGCTACGCAAAGACAATGACAATATGGTGTTTATCTATCTGAAAGGCAGCTTCGAGGTGATCCTGGCCCGTCTGCAAGCGCGCTCCGGGCATTTTATGCCCACCGAGCTGCTAAAAAGTCAGTTTGAAGCATTAGAAGAGCCCGGGGCCGACGAAAAAGATGTGATTTGCGTGGATATCGATACCGACGTTGAAGGCGTAGTTGGCCGCTGTGTTGCAGCGCTAAAGCAATAA
- the gntR gene encoding gluconate operon transcriptional repressor GntR codes for MKKKRPVLQDVADQVGVTKMTVSRYLRNPDQVSAALQQKIAVALDELGYIPNRAPDILSNATSRAIGVLLPSLTNQVFAEVLRGIESVTDAHNYQTMLAHYGYLPEREEERLTSLFSYNIDGLILSERHHTARTLKMIEVAGIPVVELMDCVSPCIDLAVGFNNFEAARQMTQQIIARGHRHVVYFGARQDERTIIKQQGYEQAMRESGLEAYSIMTARSSSYSAGGEMLREAQRDYPQVDSIFCTNDDLAIGAAFECQRQGLSIPQDMAIAGFHGHDIGQVMVPKLASVLTPREHMGQIAAERLLARLRGEVVSPRMVDVGFTVAPGGSI; via the coding sequence ATGAAGAAAAAACGGCCGGTGCTTCAAGATGTTGCAGATCAGGTTGGCGTCACCAAAATGACGGTGAGCCGCTATTTGCGCAATCCCGATCAGGTTTCTGCCGCTTTACAGCAAAAAATTGCGGTAGCGCTGGACGAACTTGGCTACATTCCCAATCGTGCCCCGGATATCCTTTCCAATGCGACCAGCCGGGCGATCGGCGTGTTGCTGCCGTCGCTGACCAACCAGGTATTTGCCGAAGTGTTGCGGGGTATCGAAAGCGTTACCGATGCACACAACTATCAAACCATGCTGGCGCACTATGGCTATCTGCCGGAGCGTGAGGAAGAGCGTCTGACGTCGCTGTTTTCTTATAACATCGATGGTTTGATCCTGTCCGAACGCCACCATACCGCACGTACCCTGAAGATGATTGAAGTTGCAGGCATCCCGGTGGTGGAGTTGATGGACTGTGTCTCACCCTGTATCGATCTGGCGGTCGGGTTCAACAACTTTGAAGCGGCCCGCCAAATGACCCAGCAGATCATCGCTCGCGGCCATCGTCATGTGGTGTACTTTGGCGCGCGTCAGGATGAACGCACCATTATCAAACAGCAAGGCTACGAACAGGCTATGCGTGAGTCTGGTCTTGAAGCCTACAGCATCATGACCGCACGTTCTTCTTCCTATTCGGCCGGTGGTGAGATGTTGCGCGAGGCACAGCGCGATTATCCGCAGGTTGACAGTATCTTTTGTACCAACGATGACCTGGCGATCGGTGCAGCATTCGAGTGCCAGCGCCAGGGGCTATCTATCCCGCAGGATATGGCGATTGCCGGTTTCCACGGCCACGATATCGGCCAGGTGATGGTGCCAAAACTGGCGAGTGTGCTGACGCCGCGTGAGCATATGGGCCAGATCGCCGCTGAGCGCCTGTTGGCACGGCTGCGTGGAGAAGTTGTTTCCCCACGTATGGTGGACGTGGGCTTCACCGTGGCACCCGGTGGCAGCATCTGA